From Syntrophales bacterium, the proteins below share one genomic window:
- the tsaB gene encoding tRNA (adenosine(37)-N6)-threonylcarbamoyltransferase complex dimerization subunit type 1 TsaB, whose translation MITLAIECATKAASAALLADEEVTGEVYLDARSHHSEVVLPALESLLALAGLTIKNVDLFACTTGPGSFTGVRIGIATVKGLALATGRPIVGVSTLEALAMNINFSKRLICPLLDARKNQVYAGLYRIGEDGLLQSVVADYLGDLETVLKNLPREDIDFIGEGALRYRDNIRAEFPAANISKFAKINNPNAASLGIAAIGRYKRDGVVEDALSLLPTYLRLSEAEQKKGL comes from the coding sequence ATGATTACTCTGGCAATCGAGTGCGCGACAAAAGCGGCAAGCGCGGCCCTCTTGGCGGATGAAGAGGTGACAGGCGAGGTATATCTGGATGCAAGGAGTCATCATTCCGAGGTTGTGCTTCCGGCCTTAGAGAGCCTTTTGGCGCTAGCAGGGTTGACAATCAAAAATGTCGATCTTTTCGCCTGCACCACAGGGCCGGGTTCCTTTACCGGCGTGCGCATCGGGATCGCCACTGTCAAGGGGCTGGCTCTTGCCACCGGACGACCGATAGTTGGCGTTTCCACCCTCGAAGCGCTGGCCATGAACATCAACTTTTCTAAACGACTGATATGCCCCTTGCTGGATGCCCGGAAAAACCAGGTTTATGCCGGTCTTTACCGCATCGGCGAGGACGGGTTGCTCCAATCCGTAGTTGCCGATTACCTCGGCGATCTGGAAACAGTTCTGAAGAATCTGCCCCGGGAAGATATAGATTTTATTGGCGAGGGGGCCCTCCGGTATCGGGACAATATCCGCGCAGAGTTCCCCGCGGCAAACATCAGCAAGTTTGCGAAGATTAACAACCCCAATGCCGCGTCATTGGGGATTGCCGCAATTGGCCGCTATAAGCGCGATGGCGTGGTGGAGGATGCGCTGTCGCTGCTGCCGACTTATCTGCGCTTATCCGAAGCTGAACAAAAAAAAGGCC
- the rseP gene encoding RIP metalloprotease RseP: MIGTSIVSVVVLLGALIFIHEFGHFLVAKWSGVGVLKFSLGFGPRLIGRKVGETEYMLSLIPLGGYVKLLGEEQGEELSPEEEKRSFAVQKVWKRIAIVAAGPIFNLLLAVLIFTVVNIYGMPALTSEVGTIQPDSAAFEAGMQVGDKITAIDQRAVKKWDDIAVIVTKSNGKTLLVAVQRGSALLKIPITPKRMKASNIFGEAVESYKIGISPAASTQIERLNPALAFVEGLKQTGRISKLTVLSIVKMFEGVVSPKTMGGPIFIAQIAGAQAKQGVAAFLLFMALLSINLGILNLLPIPVLDGGHLFFMTIELITGKEVKQRWREMAQQVGFTLLILLMIFVFLMDIERLDIRFISDFIRKITG; this comes from the coding sequence GTGATTGGAACAAGTATTGTATCGGTAGTAGTTCTGTTGGGTGCGCTGATCTTCATCCACGAATTTGGCCACTTTTTAGTTGCAAAATGGTCGGGGGTTGGGGTGTTGAAATTTTCCCTGGGCTTTGGCCCTCGCCTGATCGGCAGGAAAGTTGGGGAGACCGAATATATGCTCTCCCTTATTCCGCTCGGCGGCTATGTAAAACTTCTCGGGGAGGAGCAGGGCGAGGAATTGTCGCCCGAGGAAGAAAAAAGATCCTTTGCAGTGCAGAAAGTCTGGAAGCGAATTGCTATTGTGGCGGCGGGGCCGATTTTCAACCTGCTTCTGGCCGTTTTGATCTTCACCGTCGTCAACATATATGGCATGCCGGCGCTGACGTCGGAAGTGGGGACCATCCAGCCTGATTCCGCCGCATTTGAAGCAGGGATGCAGGTAGGCGATAAGATAACCGCAATTGATCAGAGGGCTGTGAAAAAATGGGATGATATTGCTGTCATTGTTACCAAAAGCAACGGGAAGACCCTGCTTGTGGCCGTCCAGAGAGGCTCAGCCCTGCTGAAGATTCCCATTACTCCGAAACGGATGAAGGCCAGCAATATCTTTGGGGAAGCAGTTGAATCCTACAAAATAGGGATATCGCCGGCAGCGAGCACCCAAATTGAGAGACTGAACCCAGCCCTGGCCTTTGTCGAAGGCCTGAAGCAGACTGGACGAATCAGCAAGCTGACTGTTTTGAGCATTGTCAAGATGTTTGAAGGGGTAGTTTCTCCCAAGACCATGGGCGGGCCGATCTTCATTGCGCAGATTGCCGGAGCTCAGGCAAAACAGGGGGTTGCCGCATTTCTGCTTTTTATGGCCCTGCTGAGCATCAATCTGGGGATATTGAATCTGCTGCCGATTCCGGTGCTGGATGGAGGTCATCTCTTTTTTATGACAATCGAACTTATAACCGGCAAAGAGGTAAAGCAGCGCTGGCGGGAAATGGCCCAGCAGGTCGGTTTTACGCTGCTTATTCTGCTGATGATTTTTGTCTTTCTGATGGATATAGAGAGGCTTGACATCAGATTCATAAGCGATTTCATCAGAAAAATTACCGGTTAA
- a CDS encoding 1-deoxy-D-xylulose-5-phosphate reductoisomerase produces the protein MKNISLLGATGSIGVSTLDVVASHPAEFAVSALAGGRNINLLKEQIERFRPRLAVVIDEEHAVELKNILNNSRTAILSGVEGYREAASFSEADIVVSAIVGAAGLIPTLDAIDAGKDVALANKETLVMAGGLVLGKAAVKGVRIIPVDSEHSAIFQCLQGNDPRSVRRIILTASGGPFLHATRKELEAVTPWQALKHPNWKMGRKISIDSATMMNKGLEVIEASWLFGLAATKIDVLVHPQSIVHSLVEYCDGSVIAQLGIPDMRIPIAYALSYPQRLNRYGGRLDLAAAGGLTFLKPDFERFPALGLSFRAAEAGGTLPAVLNAANEIAVTAFLEEQVGFYGISRVVEMVLARHERKEEPSLAEILEADRWARVEALNIIKGMTK, from the coding sequence CGGGGGGGCGCAATATCAATTTGCTGAAGGAGCAGATCGAACGCTTCCGGCCGCGGTTGGCGGTAGTTATTGACGAAGAACATGCGGTGGAATTAAAAAACATTTTAAATAATTCCCGCACTGCCATTTTATCAGGGGTGGAAGGCTACCGTGAGGCAGCGTCTTTTTCGGAGGCAGATATCGTTGTCTCCGCGATTGTCGGCGCTGCCGGTCTAATCCCCACGCTGGACGCAATTGACGCCGGTAAGGATGTCGCTTTGGCCAACAAGGAAACGCTGGTTATGGCGGGGGGGCTTGTACTGGGCAAGGCTGCTGTCAAGGGGGTCAGAATTATCCCGGTTGACAGCGAACACAGCGCCATTTTTCAGTGTCTGCAGGGAAACGATCCCCGCTCGGTGCGGCGGATAATCCTGACGGCGTCGGGGGGGCCATTCCTCCACGCAACCCGGAAAGAGCTGGAAGCCGTCACCCCATGGCAGGCGCTGAAGCATCCCAACTGGAAGATGGGGAGGAAGATCTCCATCGATTCGGCGACGATGATGAACAAGGGGCTCGAGGTCATCGAGGCAAGCTGGCTCTTCGGGCTTGCGGCAACGAAAATCGACGTGCTGGTTCACCCGCAAAGCATCGTCCATTCGCTGGTTGAATATTGCGATGGAAGCGTGATTGCCCAGTTGGGGATTCCGGATATGAGGATCCCGATTGCGTACGCCCTGTCCTATCCGCAGCGTCTGAACCGGTACGGAGGCCGTCTTGACCTTGCCGCGGCCGGCGGGCTCACCTTTTTAAAGCCCGATTTCGAGCGATTCCCGGCGCTTGGGCTTTCTTTCCGGGCGGCAGAAGCCGGAGGGACGCTGCCGGCCGTTCTCAACGCGGCCAATGAGATTGCGGTAACGGCTTTTCTGGAAGAGCAGGTCGGCTTTTATGGTATAAGTCGTGTTGTGGAAATGGTTCTTGCCAGGCATGAGCGGAAGGAGGAACCGTCCTTGGCGGAGATTCTGGAAGCTGACCGGTGGGCCAGAGTTGAGGCCTTAAATATTATTAAAGGAATGACAAAGTGA